From a single Paenibacillus sp. FSL R5-0345 genomic region:
- a CDS encoding transcription initiation factor TFIID — protein sequence MIKTQVLSYGEQYAAQEEARRSMGDGRSSIHYPALFLFVGDKVAPAIGPVLDSCERKWDNAGGVMALHAVSGAKSEGTDRSKSGSDAGGRDRVLAMALPDMAGSDPRTVRHELYRKFHEDTRYLAEMNKVVRRLSNSIADYGRLYSSFDVIHLSIITRVDDPLNVLLPEITLLARAILSQSFKSVQTDLYALINEREQGDNFGYSSSVGLAFLRELDRMQATDYTFNAPLLVTEDGLSIPVGHGPSALFDLVYLLSDKNERGMMSAHGMDDNYEIISHISLLKNRVRPTSDQATGHGGYNNMTFKSGIRGSTGRQGYASAGFSGVRRPNVQIALAVLYHTFRRLAADMREGSPWTMRERQSLLGLDPDSLREHATQLVPEKDGLSEMTGLMSHGRPSYNELKQLSLREAEQQLFGDGGEAYFRNNFVAESNRRVEGIHPLRGWRTILAAQETATPAVTFYQLAEWTADRDEGGSVLHALRQHMTGLRSAMVSAQDELEDLYAESVERQPFQRVPLFDKRTVRNFIHYLFSAVYGKRYELLCMESELALCSRLESALEQLHVESVARVKAMETLEEELRITVMDSIGRTNETTGQNVMEYYRVVTEEVMKEIETRRGPGIFFSEKYMGSISKLLEQGKEAVAERLISICQREILAADPFALSFEEELLRRANVAAAYENRQVLSKEELFKRLYHNLEDGATINVRLFEYTQEHRHEEKYFFGDSASEFLRYAFGVDETTRIYRLGFVHEQRRSGVEKLNLMGGFHLEDLLYYRNGKVYYETYAQNGYQLHGLSEDQLPEMR from the coding sequence ATGATCAAAACACAGGTATTATCTTATGGTGAACAATATGCGGCACAGGAAGAGGCAAGGCGCAGCATGGGGGATGGACGCAGCAGCATCCATTACCCTGCCCTGTTTCTGTTCGTAGGCGACAAGGTTGCTCCGGCTATCGGTCCGGTGCTGGATAGCTGCGAACGGAAATGGGATAACGCCGGCGGTGTTATGGCATTACATGCTGTCTCAGGTGCGAAGAGCGAGGGAACAGACAGAAGCAAAAGTGGATCTGATGCGGGAGGAAGAGACCGGGTGCTGGCCATGGCCTTGCCGGATATGGCAGGGTCAGATCCACGGACTGTGCGTCATGAGCTTTACCGCAAGTTTCATGAGGATACACGTTATCTTGCTGAAATGAATAAAGTTGTCCGGCGGCTGAGCAACAGTATAGCGGATTATGGACGTCTATATTCATCTTTTGACGTGATTCATCTTTCAATCATTACGCGGGTCGATGACCCGCTTAATGTATTGTTGCCGGAAATTACACTGCTGGCTCGTGCAATACTCAGCCAGTCCTTTAAGTCGGTTCAGACGGATCTCTACGCTCTAATCAATGAGCGGGAGCAAGGGGATAATTTTGGATATTCCAGCTCGGTAGGGCTGGCTTTTCTGCGTGAATTGGACAGAATGCAAGCAACGGACTATACGTTTAATGCACCGCTGCTTGTAACCGAAGATGGTCTGTCGATTCCGGTTGGCCATGGTCCTTCTGCATTATTTGACCTTGTGTATTTGCTCTCTGATAAGAATGAGCGCGGCATGATGTCTGCTCACGGCATGGATGATAACTATGAGATCATCTCCCATATCAGTCTACTTAAGAATCGTGTCCGTCCGACTTCTGATCAGGCAACCGGACACGGTGGCTATAACAATATGACTTTCAAAAGCGGTATCAGAGGCAGTACAGGAAGACAAGGGTATGCTTCTGCGGGCTTTTCTGGAGTAAGAAGACCTAATGTTCAGATTGCATTGGCAGTGCTGTATCACACTTTCCGGCGCCTTGCAGCGGATATGCGTGAGGGGAGTCCGTGGACTATGCGTGAGCGTCAATCCCTATTAGGACTGGATCCTGACAGTTTGCGGGAGCATGCGACGCAGCTAGTTCCGGAGAAAGACGGCCTTAGTGAAATGACGGGGCTAATGAGCCACGGGCGTCCGTCCTACAATGAGCTGAAGCAGTTATCACTACGTGAAGCTGAACAGCAGCTGTTCGGTGACGGGGGAGAAGCTTATTTCCGCAATAATTTTGTCGCAGAGTCTAACCGGAGAGTAGAAGGTATTCATCCGCTTCGTGGATGGCGCACTATATTGGCGGCACAGGAAACAGCTACGCCAGCAGTAACATTCTATCAGCTTGCGGAGTGGACAGCTGATCGCGATGAGGGTGGCAGTGTGTTGCATGCTTTACGTCAGCATATGACTGGACTACGTTCAGCAATGGTCTCCGCACAGGATGAGCTTGAAGATCTTTATGCGGAAAGTGTGGAGCGCCAGCCGTTCCAGCGAGTGCCTCTTTTTGACAAACGAACGGTACGTAACTTCATTCATTATTTATTCTCAGCGGTTTATGGTAAAAGATATGAGCTGTTATGTATGGAAAGTGAGCTTGCGCTATGCAGTCGTTTGGAATCTGCGCTTGAGCAGCTTCATGTGGAAAGTGTGGCTCGTGTGAAAGCTATGGAGACGCTCGAAGAAGAGCTGCGTATTACTGTGATGGACAGCATTGGGCGAACGAACGAAACCACTGGCCAGAACGTGATGGAATACTACCGAGTCGTCACAGAAGAAGTGATGAAAGAGATCGAAACTCGGCGTGGCCCAGGGATTTTCTTCAGTGAGAAGTATATGGGCAGCATTTCTAAGCTCTTAGAGCAAGGCAAAGAAGCGGTAGCGGAGCGCTTGATTAGCATTTGCCAACGGGAAATATTAGCGGCAGATCCGTTTGCCCTATCTTTCGAGGAAGAGCTTCTGCGGCGTGCGAATGTTGCGGCTGCTTATGAGAACCGTCAGGTTCTATCGAAGGAAGAGCTGTTCAAGCGTCTGTATCATAATCTGGAGGATGGCGCGACGATCAATGTTCGTCTGTTCGAATACACGCAAGAGCATCGTCATGAGGAAAAATATTTCTTCGGAGACAGCGCATCTGAATTTCTGCGTTACGCATTTGGTGTGGATGAGACGACTCGCATTTACCGCTTAGGCTTCGTGCATGAACAGCGTAGAAGTGGAGTGGAGAAGCTAAATCTGATGGGCGGTTTCCATTTAGAGGATCTGCTCTATTACCGTAATGGTAAGGTTTATTATGAAACGTACGCTCAGAATGGCTATCAGCTTCATGGATTGAGTGAGGATCAGCTTCCAGAAATGCGCTGA
- a CDS encoding methyl-accepting chemotaxis protein: protein MKNMKVKFKIGILLVFSVVMLNIVGVTGFTTMDKMTQKTKETYNENLLPISYVGQMRTNNRAIEAFLLERLISVDANKNKDLLESIKGKVQENNDLLNKLKTVQYNDSAILSKIKEYESSLTDYRAQRDSIIQIADSKGREEAFQVFTGDFSISREKMINMLKGISDSLLKGAGEYNLESTASSERMKTKSIVLISFSWIICIVLSVAIIRLITKPLKELQGLMKRAENGDLTVIATYTAKDEIGQINSSFNNMLESLRKMMQGIAESAELLSASSQEMSASAEQTSLASQMIAESSGEIAAGFDEQTESINRTSQSIQAMTNNISAVESSSFEMSDLMGVASGSTDRGVIAVDNIIEQMKEIDSSVTQSQEIISNLGELSQDINTIITTINGIATQTNLLALNASIEAARAGEHGRGFAVVAGEIRGLAEATRNSSLKVTDIITHIQKQTEKAVESMASGSELVSNGVVQSQFVSQAFHEIQSSIKEATLQTEEIREAVAHVSLESQGVAAAMEQVNAISNRGAVGVQDTSAASQQQLSAMEEMSASAQYLAVLAEDLQKTLARFRL, encoded by the coding sequence ATGAAGAATATGAAAGTGAAGTTCAAGATTGGGATTCTTTTAGTATTTTCTGTAGTCATGTTGAACATCGTGGGGGTAACTGGCTTTACCACCATGGACAAAATGACCCAAAAAACAAAAGAGACGTACAATGAAAACTTGTTGCCAATTTCTTACGTGGGGCAAATGCGTACAAATAATCGGGCCATTGAAGCCTTTCTTTTGGAGCGTTTGATTAGCGTTGATGCAAACAAGAACAAAGACTTGTTAGAGAGCATTAAGGGAAAAGTTCAGGAAAATAATGATCTATTGAACAAGCTGAAGACCGTCCAGTACAATGATAGTGCCATTTTGAGCAAAATAAAGGAATATGAGTCCTCCCTAACAGACTATCGTGCACAAAGGGACAGTATTATTCAGATTGCCGATAGCAAAGGTAGAGAAGAGGCCTTTCAAGTATTCACGGGGGATTTTAGTATTTCTCGTGAGAAAATGATCAATATGCTTAAAGGAATAAGCGATTCGTTGCTAAAGGGAGCTGGAGAATATAACTTAGAGTCCACTGCTTCCTCTGAAAGAATGAAGACTAAAAGTATAGTATTGATATCGTTCTCTTGGATTATTTGTATCGTGCTTAGTGTTGCAATCATTCGACTGATTACGAAACCTCTTAAGGAACTGCAAGGTTTGATGAAGCGGGCGGAAAATGGAGATTTAACCGTCATAGCAACGTATACCGCTAAGGATGAAATCGGCCAAATTAATAGCTCATTTAACAATATGCTGGAGAGCTTACGAAAGATGATGCAAGGTATCGCGGAGAGTGCAGAGCTGTTATCAGCCTCATCGCAAGAGATGAGCGCTAGTGCTGAGCAGACCTCGCTGGCTTCGCAAATGATCGCCGAATCTTCAGGTGAGATTGCAGCGGGCTTTGATGAACAGACGGAAAGCATTAATCGTACCTCTCAATCTATACAAGCTATGACCAATAATATTTCGGCCGTAGAAAGTAGCAGTTTTGAAATGTCCGACCTTATGGGAGTTGCTTCTGGTTCAACAGATCGAGGGGTAATCGCCGTAGATAACATTATTGAACAGATGAAGGAAATCGACTCCAGCGTAACTCAGAGCCAAGAGATTATTAGTAACCTTGGGGAGCTGTCACAGGATATAAATACAATAATTACTACGATTAACGGAATTGCAACACAGACAAACTTGCTGGCGCTTAATGCTTCAATCGAGGCAGCGAGAGCTGGAGAACATGGACGTGGCTTTGCTGTAGTTGCTGGAGAAATTCGGGGGCTTGCAGAAGCGACGCGAAACAGTTCACTGAAAGTAACAGATATTATTACGCATATTCAAAAGCAAACTGAAAAAGCAGTAGAATCAATGGCTTCAGGCTCTGAACTAGTCTCTAACGGCGTAGTTCAAAGTCAGTTCGTATCTCAAGCGTTTCATGAGATTCAAAGTTCCATTAAAGAGGCTACGCTGCAGACGGAAGAGATTAGAGAGGCGGTTGCACATGTCTCCTTAGAGTCACAAGGTGTAGCGGCAGCAATGGAACAGGTCAATGCTATATCCAATAGAGGGGCAGTGGGTGTTCAGGACACCAGTGCAGCTAGTCAGCAGCAACTGTCTGCTATGGAGGAAATGTCCGCATCAGCTCAGTATTTAGCGGTGCTGGCGGAAGATCTGCAGAAGACTTTAGCGCGATTTAGATTATAA
- a CDS encoding DUF4430 domain-containing protein — translation MKKIFSSRFFVLGLAVFMVISILGTSLAPAGTIFAEAGVSSGQEASGDSAANVERINVADATYTAAEFILKGGVQSDWQAIGLAQAGYKLPVSYRAALEKKVKDAEGNFASVTDYARIVLAVRAIGADPTSFAGSGTSPGYNLIEKIYNHDKISGQTLNNPVYALLALDSGKYNIPKDAKWTTDKLLAEILSKQNQDGGFALTTGASEPDMTAIALTALSAHKSNPEAYTAGLQAVSWLSKAQDSHGGYGDSAESAAQAILGLTSFGVDPSGLEYTKNKVSLIGNLLSYRLADGSFAHSRGGSSNILATEQGLQALVAYNLLHKGSNSKLYDFSKSSVQNALIYAPITVEGPESTLAQGYGYAGNVLGALEKLALQTKLPITNPSGAYVTGIGSILAGTYGGYDGWMYVVSRNGQWINPDVGMNDFVLKDSDQVLVYYAGDDTKLVDSVTVSKPSLKEGDSFTVIVTSKTWKWDAVTNTSSPVIAKASGVQVQIGNRIVTTNAKGEALFSGNVPAGDYKLTVTGYREGKAPSIAKYTQDLKVIPKNVTASLTVEGPQGLIGEGTLKASNALEALQQLGASKDFKVDITKSSYGNFVSGIHGITQGLYDGWWSFVVWRSGEWIYPSVGMDSFELQESDRVLVYYAGETTQVVDTAVVSPAQPKPGEAFTVTVSQKKWVWNKDTFTSDPVTSPAAGVQVLIGDQKATTNAKGVAAFDQGLPENTYTIIVTGYAKNSVPSVARYTQSLNMASGVVTPAKATATLSVIGDSKKGTILNNTTVALKEGETAYSLLISQLGDKVVSSGNAGSKYVKSIDGLAEFDGGPSSGWKYKTNRDADPSISADSYILENGDTVYWYYSSGE, via the coding sequence ATGAAGAAAATATTCTCCTCCAGGTTTTTTGTACTTGGACTGGCCGTATTCATGGTCATATCGATTCTTGGAACATCTCTTGCTCCGGCAGGAACCATCTTTGCGGAGGCGGGCGTTAGCTCCGGGCAGGAAGCATCTGGCGATTCTGCTGCTAATGTAGAACGGATTAATGTTGCGGATGCGACCTATACGGCTGCGGAATTTATTTTAAAGGGTGGCGTGCAGTCGGATTGGCAAGCGATTGGACTGGCTCAAGCGGGATACAAGCTGCCAGTAAGTTATCGAGCAGCTCTTGAGAAAAAGGTGAAAGATGCAGAGGGGAATTTCGCGAGCGTAACGGATTACGCGAGAATCGTACTCGCAGTAAGAGCAATAGGAGCCGATCCTACCAGCTTTGCTGGAAGCGGAACAAGTCCTGGCTATAACTTAATAGAGAAGATCTATAATCATGACAAAATCAGTGGACAGACGCTTAATAATCCGGTTTATGCTTTGCTCGCACTGGACTCAGGGAAATATAATATTCCTAAAGATGCTAAATGGACAACGGATAAGCTTCTTGCTGAGATTCTTTCCAAGCAAAATCAAGACGGTGGCTTTGCCTTAACTACAGGCGCCAGTGAGCCCGATATGACAGCAATAGCTTTGACCGCTCTATCGGCACATAAGAGTAATCCGGAAGCTTACACAGCAGGACTACAAGCCGTATCTTGGTTATCCAAAGCTCAGGATAGCCATGGAGGTTACGGAGATAGTGCTGAAAGTGCAGCACAAGCTATTCTAGGTCTCACATCCTTTGGTGTAGATCCAAGTGGGTTAGAATATACCAAGAATAAAGTGAGTTTGATCGGTAATCTACTGAGCTACCGTCTCGCTGACGGCAGCTTCGCTCATAGCCGTGGCGGAAGCAGCAATATTCTGGCTACAGAACAGGGCCTTCAGGCGCTTGTAGCTTACAATCTACTCCATAAAGGCAGCAACAGTAAACTGTACGATTTTTCTAAGTCATCCGTTCAGAATGCACTTATCTATGCACCGATTACTGTAGAGGGTCCTGAGAGTACTTTAGCACAGGGATATGGATATGCTGGCAACGTATTAGGTGCACTAGAAAAGCTGGCTCTTCAGACGAAATTGCCAATCACGAATCCTTCCGGTGCTTATGTCACTGGAATTGGAAGTATTCTGGCTGGAACCTATGGCGGTTACGATGGTTGGATGTATGTTGTATCCCGTAATGGTCAATGGATTAATCCAGATGTTGGAATGAACGATTTTGTGCTTAAAGATTCAGATCAGGTTCTGGTCTATTATGCCGGAGATGATACTAAACTTGTTGATTCGGTAACGGTGTCCAAGCCAAGCCTCAAAGAGGGCGATTCTTTTACTGTAATAGTGACTAGTAAGACATGGAAATGGGACGCTGTAACGAATACGTCCTCTCCGGTAATCGCCAAAGCTTCTGGCGTTCAGGTCCAAATTGGAAATCGCATCGTAACAACGAACGCAAAAGGTGAAGCGTTATTCTCAGGGAATGTTCCAGCAGGTGACTACAAGCTGACTGTAACAGGCTATCGTGAAGGAAAAGCACCATCGATTGCTAAATATACTCAAGATCTAAAGGTGATTCCAAAGAATGTAACGGCTTCACTTACCGTTGAAGGTCCGCAAGGGCTGATCGGTGAGGGGACTTTAAAGGCTTCCAATGCGCTTGAAGCACTGCAGCAATTGGGGGCGTCTAAGGATTTTAAAGTAGATATCACGAAATCGTCGTATGGTAATTTTGTATCTGGCATTCATGGCATTACGCAAGGTCTTTATGACGGTTGGTGGAGCTTCGTTGTATGGCGCAGCGGAGAATGGATCTATCCTAGTGTGGGCATGGACAGCTTTGAATTACAGGAATCCGACCGTGTTCTTGTCTATTATGCCGGAGAAACCACACAGGTTGTTGATACTGCTGTTGTATCTCCTGCACAGCCGAAGCCGGGTGAAGCTTTCACAGTAACAGTTTCTCAGAAAAAATGGGTGTGGAATAAGGATACCTTTACTTCCGATCCAGTGACTTCTCCAGCCGCTGGCGTGCAGGTCTTGATCGGTGATCAGAAGGCGACCACAAATGCCAAGGGTGTAGCTGCATTTGACCAAGGTCTACCAGAGAATACCTATACGATCATTGTTACCGGATATGCTAAAAATAGTGTGCCTAGTGTGGCTCGTTATACTCAGTCACTAAACATGGCTTCAGGTGTTGTTACTCCCGCTAAAGCTACGGCCACCCTGTCAGTCATTGGGGATAGCAAGAAGGGAACGATCCTTAACAATACTACAGTAGCTCTAAAAGAAGGTGAGACAGCTTATAGCTTACTGATCAGTCAATTAGGGGATAAGGTAGTATCATCCGGAAACGCTGGTAGTAAATACGTGAAATCTATAGATGGTTTGGCCGAATTTGATGGCGGACCTAGCAGTGGATGGAAGTACAAGACAAATAGAGATGCTGATCCAAGTATAAGTGCAGACAGCTACATTTTAGAGAACGGTGATACGGTATATTGGTACTATTCATCGGGTGAATAA
- a CDS encoding GAP1-N2 domain-containing protein, whose amino-acid sequence MNAFSGSKIAQQMYTRERRGLFRSTEGFDTVAKSDSLDNNFIKKTLHPFCLYDAPAELAARGEKDESVYPSALHLFHAENGDTVIGMSRYQATDFTGQRSAFFAHNFVVPASRSEEIVQNYGDWLHADFARSYDGELGGTLPELSDIPVIRTDRRPDPIAGLRLLGINEGIFKALLQAVMLSVAGKKKIYIALNVSITELSARAVELTEILYSVLPYEFRRRLGVITYANEPQSRKYIHLSFVEKGSLRPGDRNIEKDFTFDLVSGRMGNVDFGESRQPYADLVWKLLLLNPGDLDDFVSFADQILRGESPEHKLSLAFYNELAVFYEIEQGNEHLYTENKSAVLSGLLSYLKAEGAIHSRIRLNDIFLERFDREFDLVRQRNVPEPAIMECFKDYFMLKDHNYKVRIVDYFINGMLHSVEAGRKDVLNAAYGIIENNDELSAAFFQRVMSESYFRKQLLEPYMESRLIAASKSVDILNFVLHWGRFLPAALEQPFAQDAVRDYLLEKLQLETDPVAAVAEIHSAVDKAEKDRRRGTGVSPKVLSLMQDLAASADRFLLNRLSLTEMTQEDLLEVVFLRYGNVVDWQPPLDRISKQKENALRAAYRWFGEEKPNEEIFAGLSPKELDDVQLLGRRLLKEARVLEPFERLPLAFYYTSQREGGPLDYDALLELVKHKAGNDKDVIYRFFAWSQGNSLFTISNKKLHPGYRRAILKYFQSSDREAFKNREFRKSYVATARPALQNVYNEARSQLASPLARWISRSRFRLLISGSITGILVIIAIIVFSMLRPEDRKTALPGTTPAPTPVQSAGSMLPPASVYLKDLGTEGDKGSSVLVFTFANADDCVQFNPTEISLMTSSDVVDKSFKVAASTGTCSVPSTDGDLSGDTNAADTTAGTAEGVDATNTADEASPSPTPSSDAEGSTVVPSATAITEGEQPSYQVEVTMEPGATIVEHSMIKAGRFTLIVDPAPKDTTGVNSSAEPSATASPEGTAE is encoded by the coding sequence GTGAATGCATTCTCAGGGTCTAAGATCGCCCAACAGATGTACACCCGCGAACGCCGCGGATTGTTTCGTTCCACAGAAGGCTTTGATACGGTCGCGAAGTCGGACAGTCTAGACAATAATTTTATCAAAAAAACACTGCATCCCTTCTGCCTCTATGATGCTCCGGCTGAGCTGGCTGCGCGCGGAGAGAAGGATGAGTCTGTATATCCTAGTGCGCTGCACCTGTTCCATGCAGAGAATGGCGACACAGTCATTGGGATGAGTCGTTATCAAGCAACGGATTTTACGGGCCAACGCAGCGCTTTTTTCGCACATAACTTTGTAGTTCCTGCCTCACGATCAGAAGAGATTGTTCAGAACTACGGAGATTGGCTACATGCTGATTTCGCAAGAAGCTATGACGGAGAGCTAGGCGGAACCTTGCCGGAGCTGTCTGATATTCCAGTTATACGTACGGATCGTCGCCCTGATCCTATAGCGGGCTTACGCTTGTTAGGAATTAATGAAGGAATATTTAAGGCATTGCTGCAAGCGGTGATGCTCTCTGTGGCAGGTAAGAAAAAAATCTATATTGCCCTTAATGTATCTATCACGGAGTTGTCCGCACGTGCGGTGGAGCTTACAGAGATTTTATATAGCGTGCTGCCGTATGAATTCCGCCGTAGATTAGGCGTGATTACGTATGCCAATGAACCGCAAAGCCGTAAATATATTCATCTTAGCTTTGTGGAAAAAGGTTCGCTTCGTCCCGGTGATCGCAACATCGAGAAGGATTTTACATTTGATTTGGTTTCAGGTCGGATGGGGAATGTGGATTTTGGAGAGTCTCGTCAGCCGTATGCTGATTTGGTTTGGAAGCTGTTACTTCTAAATCCAGGGGATCTTGACGATTTCGTAAGTTTTGCTGATCAGATCCTGCGTGGAGAAAGCCCTGAGCATAAGCTATCGCTCGCTTTTTATAATGAGTTAGCTGTATTTTATGAGATTGAGCAGGGGAATGAGCATTTATATACAGAGAATAAGAGCGCGGTGCTAAGCGGATTGCTCTCTTACCTTAAGGCGGAGGGTGCTATTCATTCCAGAATCCGACTGAACGATATTTTCTTGGAGCGGTTCGACCGAGAATTTGATTTAGTCCGGCAAAGGAATGTTCCAGAGCCTGCTATTATGGAGTGCTTTAAAGATTATTTTATGCTCAAGGATCATAATTACAAAGTCAGAATCGTTGATTATTTCATTAATGGAATGCTTCATAGCGTGGAAGCGGGACGCAAAGATGTTCTTAATGCAGCTTACGGGATCATTGAAAATAATGATGAGCTAAGTGCTGCGTTTTTTCAACGGGTAATGTCTGAATCGTACTTCCGCAAGCAGTTATTAGAGCCTTATATGGAGTCAAGACTAATTGCTGCATCTAAATCTGTGGACATTCTGAATTTTGTACTCCATTGGGGCCGTTTTCTGCCGGCTGCGTTAGAGCAACCTTTTGCTCAGGATGCAGTAAGGGATTACTTGCTAGAAAAGCTACAACTGGAGACGGATCCAGTTGCTGCGGTGGCGGAAATTCATAGCGCTGTAGATAAAGCGGAGAAAGATCGACGTAGAGGGACAGGCGTATCTCCTAAAGTACTCTCGCTCATGCAGGATCTTGCAGCATCTGCAGACAGATTCTTGCTGAATCGACTATCTCTTACTGAAATGACGCAGGAGGACTTATTAGAGGTTGTTTTCTTACGTTATGGCAATGTCGTGGATTGGCAGCCGCCACTAGATAGAATTAGCAAGCAGAAAGAAAATGCACTCCGCGCTGCTTATCGCTGGTTTGGTGAAGAGAAGCCGAATGAAGAGATATTTGCAGGCTTGTCTCCGAAGGAGCTGGATGATGTACAGCTGCTCGGTCGCCGTTTACTAAAGGAAGCTCGGGTGTTAGAACCGTTTGAACGTCTTCCACTAGCTTTCTACTACACGAGTCAACGCGAGGGTGGTCCGCTGGATTATGACGCATTGCTGGAGTTAGTTAAGCATAAAGCTGGTAACGACAAGGATGTGATCTATCGATTCTTTGCATGGTCTCAAGGAAATTCTTTATTTACGATATCGAATAAAAAACTTCACCCGGGATACCGCCGGGCGATTCTGAAGTATTTCCAGAGCAGTGACCGCGAGGCATTCAAGAATCGTGAATTTCGTAAAAGCTATGTCGCTACAGCTCGGCCTGCTCTACAAAATGTCTACAATGAGGCTCGCTCCCAGCTGGCTTCCCCGCTGGCGCGCTGGATCAGCCGCAGCCGATTTCGACTCCTGATCTCCGGTTCCATCACAGGCATTCTGGTGATTATCGCAATTATCGTGTTCAGTATGCTGCGTCCGGAAGATCGGAAGACGGCCCTGCCTGGGACAACCCCTGCACCGACACCTGTTCAGAGTGCAGGCAGTATGCTTCCTCCGGCTTCCGTATACCTGAAGGATCTAGGTACCGAAGGAGATAAAGGAAGCAGTGTATTGGTGTTCACGTTTGCCAACGCGGATGATTGTGTGCAATTTAATCCGACGGAGATTAGTTTAATGACTTCATCCGATGTAGTGGATAAGAGCTTTAAGGTTGCTGCTAGCACTGGGACTTGTTCAGTGCCGTCAACGGATGGAGACTTATCTGGCGATACGAACGCCGCTGATACGACTGCGGGGACGGCGGAAGGCGTAGATGCTACTAATACTGCAGACGAGGCCTCTCCATCTCCTACACCTTCCTCTGATGCAGAGGGCAGCACAGTTGTGCCGTCCGCGACAGCTATTACAGAAGGTGAGCAACCTTCCTATCAGGTGGAGGTTACTATGGAGCCGGGTGCGACAATCGTCGAGCATAGCATGATCAAGGCTGGTAGATTTACGTTGATCGTAGATCCCGCTCCAAAGGATACAACGGGTGTTAACTCAAGTGCTGAACCTTCAGCGACTGCAAGTCCGGAAGGAACAGCCGAATAA
- a CDS encoding vWA domain-containing protein, with translation MQRKINLLLLFFSLIGGGVAFLFGEWLLSWYNDMPSILLVGIYFAIVALGIGIGCLLAEMISPRLNGASWKQRYLGLSWKLLPIMLVLALGVGALTEFVYELNFGGVKPIKNVVMAIDDSGSMAQSDPDNSRYSAAKALIARMDNDNQVAVVTFNHEAVVVQPLTPLSDSQNREKVLTAIDNLKPTEGGTNISGAISEALKEIDSDGKKNQGAMVILLSDGVSNFDTSRELQTYIDRGIAVNTIGLGMQDPAGTQLLQDIAKITGGHYYDVTDTALLGDVFQQIYDRLGDRTLLTVRSDATADSPYYAAVRILSLMLIGAGLGLGLGIMFDNRHLAKSFGIGGVISGLFAGLVLEFGLSGHNFTDGLIRLLAVLILAAIISLFTGVIPVGEGRIYRNKRNNAASTPTSESFPGRRRNRNSKGF, from the coding sequence ATGCAGCGAAAAATCAATCTGCTCCTGCTCTTCTTCAGTCTGATCGGCGGCGGGGTCGCCTTTCTTTTTGGAGAGTGGCTGCTAAGCTGGTACAATGATATGCCTTCCATTTTGCTCGTAGGCATTTATTTTGCCATAGTAGCGCTCGGTATCGGTATCGGTTGCCTGCTAGCGGAGATGATCTCGCCTCGGTTAAACGGAGCCTCATGGAAGCAGCGCTACCTAGGTCTATCCTGGAAGCTGCTGCCAATAATGCTTGTACTTGCACTTGGGGTAGGTGCATTAACGGAGTTTGTTTATGAGCTGAATTTTGGCGGTGTGAAGCCGATTAAGAATGTAGTTATGGCTATCGATGACTCTGGCAGTATGGCGCAGAGTGATCCTGATAACAGCCGTTATTCAGCCGCTAAGGCGTTAATTGCGAGAATGGACAACGACAATCAGGTAGCGGTGGTGACATTTAACCACGAAGCAGTAGTCGTCCAGCCGTTAACACCACTCTCAGATTCGCAGAATCGTGAGAAGGTGCTGACTGCAATTGATAATTTGAAGCCAACTGAGGGTGGCACGAACATTAGCGGTGCGATTTCGGAAGCACTTAAAGAGATAGACAGTGACGGCAAAAAGAATCAGGGCGCTATGGTCATTTTGCTGTCGGATGGCGTAAGCAATTTCGATACTTCACGAGAATTGCAGACCTATATAGATCGTGGAATTGCTGTAAATACCATTGGTCTGGGGATGCAGGATCCTGCGGGTACCCAGTTGCTGCAGGATATTGCGAAAATAACAGGCGGTCACTATTATGATGTGACAGATACGGCCCTTTTGGGTGATGTATTCCAGCAAATCTATGATCGTTTGGGAGATCGTACATTGCTTACGGTGCGCAGTGATGCTACAGCAGATAGTCCATACTATGCTGCAGTTCGTATTTTGTCGCTGATGCTAATCGGTGCTGGACTTGGACTCGGACTTGGCATTATGTTTGATAATCGTCATTTAGCAAAAAGCTTCGGGATTGGCGGCGTAATCTCAGGGTTGTTCGCAGGACTTGTTCTGGAATTCGGACTTAGCGGTCATAATTTCACTGATGGACTTATTCGCCTCCTAGCTGTTCTTATATTGGCTGCAATCATCTCATTATTTACAGGCGTCATTCCGGTAGGAGAAGGACGTATTTACCGTAATAAAAGAAATAATGCAGCGTCAACTCCAACGTCAGAAAGCTTTCCTGGCCGACGGAGAAATCGGAACAGCAAAGGATTCTAG